A genomic window from Triticum urartu cultivar G1812 chromosome 7, Tu2.1, whole genome shotgun sequence includes:
- the LOC125518778 gene encoding BTB/POZ domain-containing protein At2g04740: MVYAPPPDGMGLEIDLDLDPEDLHPTVPLKKVPAGDLFEAARAGDCDRLALLLEAGANVNARDRWDSVALYYACLAGHADAARMLLEAGAVCAERTFDGDRCHYAALNLDLRRLLKSFEARPPPLAPLPAALRATFLACPANRAAYLEMLLQEGATAEAAALAEAEGFGPTDGASTGSLFPPDITFYVDGKPIEAHRIILCARSPFFEQKFETDWKNRKEVRFSNKKLSFGALYNLIHFFYADRLEAQVDEMESLSRTCKVCKCEELRKLVEKEILHLRFALYKSTSKLGLENAQSPRRFILLGQSLPREDRLPSALRRVLQKCLANSREENFKKTVANEMCRNWKDDDLADLTVKVDDRVFRCHQVILASRSEYFKTRLSRTVDFLEGNNRVHASLGLPFLEEHDLSTEAFEKMLEYMYTDNLEHMDPAQAEELFDVASRYLLFPLRRAVADLLLPNLEHVSPAELCHWLILSDIYGVMKIREYCLDIIAYNFEMFADIREFRALLLTLPPPSANDALRTTRPSHPGAAGHTDQGNILDDLREKWLEAEAAELDERDQSAALFDQRLEMLMLVAEREACDDDNAALR, from the exons ATGGTGTACGCGCCGCCGCCCGACGGCATGGGCCTGGAGATCGACCTCGACCTGGACCCGGAGGACCTCCACCCGACGGTGCCCCTGAAGAAGGTCCCCGCGGGGGACCTCTTCGAGGCGGCGCGCGCCGGCGACTGCGaccgcctcgccctcctcctcgAGGCCGGCGCCAACGTCAACGCGCGCGACCGCTGGGACTCCGTCGCGCTCTACTACGCCTGCCTCGCCGGCCACGCCGACGCCGCGCGGATGCTGCTCGAGGCCGGGGCCGTCTGCGCCGAGCGCACCTTCGACGGCGACCGCTGCCACTACGCCGCGCTCAACCTCGACCTCCGGAGGCTCCTCAAGTCGTTCGAGGCGCGGCCACCCCCGCTCGCGCCGCTGCCCGCCGCGCTCCGGGCCACCTTCCTCGCGTGCCCCGCCAACCGCGCCGCGTACCTCGAGATGTTGCTCCAGGAGGGCGCCACCGCAGAAGCCGCTGCGCTAGCTGAGGCCGAAG GATTTGGGCCAACAGATGGTGCATCAACTGGCAGTCTCTTCCCCCCAGATATTACATTTTACGTGGATGGAAAACCTATTGAAGCTCATCGGATCATCCTTTGTGCTCGATCGCCCTTCTTTGAACAGAAATTCGAGACAGACTGGAAAAACAGGAAGGAAGTGAGATTTTCTAATAAAAAATTATCTTTTGGTGCCTTGTACAACCTTATCCATTTCTTCTATGCCGATAGACTCGAGGCTCAAGTAGATGAAATGGAAAGTTTGTCACGCACTTGCAAAGTTTGCAAGTGTGAGGAGTTGCGTAAGTTAGTTGAGAAAGAAATTCTGCATCTTAGGTTTGCACTGTATAAGTCAACAAGTAAGTTGGGTTTGGAAAATGCACAGAGTCCGAGACGGTTCATTTTACTCGGGCAGTCATTGCCACGGGAAGATCGCCTTCCATCAGCATTGCGGCGTGTTCTTCAGAAATGTCTGGCTAATTCAAGAGAAGAAAATTTCAAAAAAACTGTAGCAAATGAGATGTGCAGAAACTGGAAGGATGATGATCTTGCTGATCTCACTGTAAAAGTAGATGATAGAGTCTTCCGTTGCCATCAGGTGATTTTGGCCTCAAGGTCGGAGTATTTTAAAACCAGACTATCTCGAACAGTGGATTTTCTTGAAGGTAACAATCGAGTGCATGCATCTCTGGGTCTCCCATTTCTTGAGGAGCATGACCTGAGTACAGAAGCATTTGAAAAGATGCTTGAATACAT GTATACTGACAATCTGGAGCATATGGATCCAGCCCAG GCTGAAGAACTATTTGATGTCGCATCGAGATACCTGCTGTTTCCCCTTAGGCGCGCTGTAGCTGATTTACTGTTACCAAATCTGGAACATGTTTCACCTGCAGAGCTGTGCCATTGGTTGATCTTGTCAGACAT TTATGGCGTTATGAAAATAAGGGAGTACTGCCTGGATATCATTGCCTACAATTTCGAGATGTTTGCGGACataagagagtttagggctttgCTCTTGACACTCCCGCCGCCATCTGCAAATGATGCACTACGAACGACTCGTCCCAGCCACCCCGGGGCTGCAGGGCACACTGACCAAGGCAATATTCTCGACGACTTGCGTGAGAAATGGTTGGAAGCGGAGGCTGCTGAGCTGGACGAGAGAGATCAGAGCGCAGCGCTGTTTGACCAGCGACTGGAGATGCTCATGCTCGTTGCGGAGCGGGAAGCCTGTGATGATGACAACGCTGCCCTCCGCTGA
- the LOC125524800 gene encoding fimbrin-4-like gives MSGFVGVVVSDPSLQGHFTQVELRSLKAKYVTLKRESGHVTTNNLPGLMKKLKGLNEVVSEEEIAAFLSEVCPDSDQEIEFEQFLQEYLNLQERVSSKAGASGSKNSWSFLKSSTTTLIHHSPNQAEKSSYVAHINAYLGNDPFLKKYLPIDPAGNDLFDLVRDGVVLCKLINVAVPGTIDERAINKKRILNPWERNENHTLCLNSAKAIGCTVVNLGAQDLVEGRTHLVLGLISQIIKVNPEIPNIQLLADLNLKRTPQLVEIFDDSKDIDEVLSLSPEKLLLQWMNYHLKKAGYKKIVTNFSSDIKKRIFHVWCQQKHIFIYCSISLLDAQQAIILQGRLVQDAEAYAYLIKSLAPEHSSILAFDTKDPAVRAKVVLDQAEKLGCKRYLSPKDITEGSPNLNLAFVAQIFQHRNGLSTDSRQVALTQTSSRDEVILSREERAFRMWINSLGIATYVNNVFEDVRNGWVLLEVLDKVCPGYVNWKLATKPPIKMPFRKLENCNQVINIAKDLKFSMVNLAGNDIVQGNKKLIVDGVAILSIISRLISALLWQLMRFNILQLLNKLRFHSQGSQGKEITDADILSWANNKVKVSGRNSRIESFKDKNLSSGIFFLELLSAVEPRVVNWKVVSKGVNDDEKKLNATYIISVARKLGCSVFLLPEDIIDVNQKMILTLTASIMYWSLQKPQQPETSEQSESSYAASDAASDIASEDSASIIAPSEGEEVNSLPDRASNMPTDDTSTSEAPADDTSTSEAPA, from the exons ATGTCCGGGTTCGTGGGGGTCGTCGTCTCCGACCCCTCCTTGCAGGGCCACTTCACGCAGGTCGAGCTCCGATCGCTCAAGGCCAAG TATGTGACTCTGAAGAGGGAGTCCGGCCATGTCACCACCAACAACCTGCCGGGTCTGATGAAGAAGCTGAAGGGGCTCAATGAGGTTGTCTCCGAGGAGGAGATTGCTGCGTTCTTGTCGGAGGTCTGCCCCGACAGCGACCAAGAGATTGAGTTCGAGCAATTCCTTCAG GAGTACCTGAACCTGCAGGAGAGGGTGAGCTCCAAGGCGGGCGCGAGCGGGAGCAAGAACTCGTGGTCGTTCCTCAAGTCGAGCACCACCACGCTGATCCACCACAGCCCCAACCAGGCAGAGAAGTCGTCCTACGTCGCGCACATCAACGCGTACCTCGGCAACGATCCTTTCCTGAAGAAGTATCTGCCGATTGACCCCGCGGGCAACGATTTGTTCGACCTCGTCAGAGACGGGGTCGTGCTCTG TAAATTGATCAATGTAGCGGTACCTGGGACTATTGATGAGAGAGCCATCAACAAGAAAAGGATCCTTAACCCATGGGAGAGAAATGAGAACCACACACTGTGCCTCAACTCTGCAAAGGCTATTGGATGTACTGTTGTGAATCTTGGAGCTCAAGACTTGGTGGAAGGAAGG ACTCATCTAGTTCTCGGGTTGATATCTCAAATTATAAAGGTGAATCCTGAAATCCCCAAT ATACAACTTTTGGCTGATCTAAATCTTAAGAGGACGCCACAGCTGGTGGAAATTTTTGATGACAGCAAG GATATAGATGAAGTGCTGAGCTTGTCACCTGAAAAGTTACTACTTCAATGGATGAATTATCATCTCAAGAAAGCTGGCTACAAGAAAATTGTTACCAACTTCTCCTCAGATATCAAG AAACGTATTTTTCATGTGTGGTGCCAACAAAAACATATCTTCATTTACTGCTCCATTAGTCTATTAGATGCTCAACAAGCAATTATCTTACAAGGTAGGCTTGTACAGGATGCTGAAGCCTACGCCTATCTTATCAAATCTCTCGCTCCAGAGCATTCCTCTATACTTGCATTTGACACCAAGGATCCTGCCGTAAGAGCGAAAGTGGTACTTGACCAAGCAGAGAAGTTGGGCTGCAAAAGATACTTGAGCCCAAAGGATATTACTGAAGGCTCCCCAAATCTCAACCTTGCATTTGTTGCACAAATATTCCAACATAG AAACGGTTTGAGTACTGACTCCAGACAGGTTGCACTCACACAAACCTCATCGCGAGATGAGGTTATATTGTCCCGAGAAGAGAGAGCCTTCCGAATGTGGATCAACAGCCTTGGAATTGCGACATACGTGAACAATGTGTTTGAAGATGTTCGAAATGG GTGGGTCCTACTAGAAGTGCTCGACAAAGTCTGTCCCGGATATGTCAACTGGAAGCTAGCGACAAAACCTCCGATAAAAATGCCATTTAGAAAACTGGAGAACTGTAATCAAGTTATAAATATTGCAAAGGATCTGAAGTTTTCCATGGTGAATCTAGCTGGAAATGATATTGTTCAGGGAAACAAGAAGTTGATTGTTG ATGGAGTTGCCATATTAAGTATCATCTCACGTCTTATTTCAGCACTTCTATGGCAATTGATGAGATTCAATATCCTCCAGCTGTTAAACAAACTGAGATTCCACTCTCAAGGGTCCCAAGGAAAAGAAATAACGGATGCTGATATCTTGAGTTGGGCGAATAACAAAGTGAAGGTTTCCGGGAGAAATTCTCGAATAGAAAGTTTTAAG GACAAGAACCTATCGAGTGGAATTTTTTTCCTTGAGCTTCTCAGTGCTGTAGAGCCAAGGGTTGTGAACTGGAAGGTTGTATCGAAGGGTGTAAATG ATGATGAGAAGAAGTTAAATGCAACCTACATCATCAGTGTCGCACGGAAGCTCGGGTGCTCTGTTTTTCTGTTACCAGAAGACATCATTGAT GTGAATCAGAAAATGATCCTAACATTGACTGCTAGCATCATGTACTGGAGTCTGCAGAAGCCACAGCAGCCTGAAACATCCGAACAATCAGAATCATCTTATGCGGCTTCAGATGCTGCTTCCGATATCGCCTCAGAGGATTCCGCTTCGATAATAGCACCATCAGAAGGAGAAGAGGTGAATTCATTGCCTGATAGAGCATCCAACATGCCAACTGATGATACTAGTACTTCAGAGGCTCCTGCTGATGATACTAGTACTTCAGAGGCTCCTGCTTGA